The Brasilonema sennae CENA114 genome includes a region encoding these proteins:
- a CDS encoding glucose 1-dehydrogenase gives MKGLKGKNVLVTGASSGIGQAIAVRFAQEGANVAINYRKSPEDAKETEEMVENACGEIRGCGVENILIQADVSKEEDVVKMVATVVEKFGSLDILINNAGIQTEGAAHEIKIEDFDKVISVNLRGAYICAREAIKHFLSCPDSGVIINISSVHEVIPKPQYIAYSVSKGGMENLTRSLALEYASHNIRVNAIAPGATITPINKSWINDPKGKAEVESNIPMGRAGTSEEMAAAVAFLCSDEAAYITGQTLFIDGGLTLYPSFREPWSS, from the coding sequence ATGAAAGGTTTAAAAGGCAAGAATGTATTGGTGACTGGTGCCAGTTCGGGAATTGGGCAAGCAATTGCAGTGAGATTTGCTCAAGAAGGAGCAAACGTTGCCATCAATTACAGGAAAAGCCCTGAAGATGCTAAAGAAACTGAGGAGATGGTGGAAAATGCTTGCGGTGAGATTCGGGGTTGTGGTGTTGAAAACATCCTAATCCAAGCAGATGTCTCTAAAGAAGAAGATGTGGTCAAAATGGTGGCTACTGTTGTGGAAAAGTTTGGCAGCTTGGATATTTTAATTAACAACGCTGGCATTCAAACGGAGGGTGCAGCTCATGAAATTAAAATAGAAGATTTTGACAAAGTCATTTCTGTAAATCTCCGAGGTGCATACATCTGCGCCCGTGAAGCCATCAAACATTTCCTTTCTTGTCCGGATAGTGGAGTCATTATTAATATATCTAGTGTTCACGAGGTCATTCCCAAACCCCAATATATAGCGTATTCTGTGAGTAAAGGAGGAATGGAAAATCTCACGCGTTCTCTAGCTTTGGAATACGCATCTCATAACATTCGCGTGAATGCAATTGCACCAGGAGCAACAATAACACCAATTAACAAATCATGGATTAATGACCCAAAGGGCAAGGCTGAAGTTGAGAGCAATATTCCTATGGGTCGCGCTGGAACCTCAGAAGAAATGGCAGCGGCTGTAGCATTTCTTTGCTCAGATGAAGCCGCTTATATTACTGGTCAAACTTTGTTTATTGATGGGGGATTAACACTTTACCCTAGCTTTCGCGAGCCTTGGTCATCGTAA
- a CDS encoding glycosyltransferase family 4 protein, which translates to MRIAQIAPLWERVPPPGYGGTELVVGLLTDELVRRGHEVTLFASGDSISLAKLESVHPHAIRLDESVKEYSVYEMLNLARVYERANEFDIIHSHTGHISLSYANLVKTPTVHTLHGIFTPDNEKLYKYGKNQPYISISDSQREERLGMNYAATVYNGINVGSYKFHPQPQEPHYLAFLGRISQQKGTHLAIQIAKETGWRLKIAGKVDLVDMEYFESKVKPFIDGEQIEYLGEANHEQKNALMGGAVATLFPITWREPFGLVMIESMASGTPVIAMNMGSTQEVIAHGKTGFLCNNVEECISAVSKVAELDRYACWEYVWERFSVQQMTDGYEAVYRKIVGEPFASL; encoded by the coding sequence ATGCGAATTGCTCAAATAGCTCCACTTTGGGAAAGAGTACCACCTCCAGGTTATGGCGGTACAGAGTTAGTAGTTGGATTGTTAACTGATGAATTAGTCAGACGTGGACACGAAGTTACGCTATTTGCATCGGGAGATTCTATCAGTTTGGCAAAGCTTGAATCAGTTCATCCTCATGCCATACGACTTGATGAGAGTGTCAAAGAGTACAGTGTGTATGAGATGCTGAATTTAGCTCGAGTGTATGAGCGAGCGAACGAGTTTGATATTATTCATTCTCACACGGGACACATCAGCTTGAGCTACGCCAATCTGGTAAAAACACCCACCGTTCACACATTGCATGGAATTTTTACTCCTGACAACGAAAAATTGTATAAATATGGAAAAAATCAGCCTTACATCAGTATTTCCGATTCACAGCGAGAAGAAAGACTAGGGATGAACTATGCAGCGACAGTTTACAACGGGATTAATGTTGGCAGTTATAAATTTCATCCCCAACCACAAGAGCCACATTATCTGGCTTTTTTAGGTCGAATTTCTCAACAGAAAGGAACGCATTTGGCGATACAAATTGCTAAAGAAACAGGCTGGCGCTTAAAGATAGCGGGTAAAGTGGATTTGGTTGATATGGAATACTTTGAAAGTAAAGTCAAACCTTTTATTGATGGTGAGCAAATTGAATATTTGGGTGAAGCCAACCATGAGCAAAAGAATGCTTTGATGGGAGGTGCAGTAGCCACTTTGTTCCCAATTACTTGGCGAGAACCATTCGGGTTGGTGATGATTGAATCAATGGCATCTGGTACTCCAGTGATTGCGATGAACATGGGTTCTACACAAGAGGTTATTGCCCACGGTAAAACAGGCTTTCTCTGCAACAATGTTGAAGAGTGTATCAGTGCCGTTAGCAAGGTTGCTGAACTAGATCGCTATGCTTGTTGGGAGTATGTCTGGGAGCGTTTCAGTGTTCAGCAGATGACTGATGGCTATGAAGCAGTTTATCGCAAGATTGTGGGAGAACCGTTTGCTTCTTTGTAA
- the ggt gene encoding gamma-glutamyltransferase produces MVKARRIRFRFGLLALAVGTALLQPMVARTQDAPEAGSGRIEREAVITQKYMAVAANPLASAAGSEILRAGGSAVDAAIAIQLVLGLVEPQSSGLGGGAFLVYYDAKAKQLRTYDGRETAPAAAKPDRFLDADGKALQFYDAVVGGKSVGVPGAVRMLELAHKKHGRLPWKQLFQPAIKLAEKGFPISPRLYTLLKTEQYLQRTERARNYFFQPDGTPKPVGTILVNRSYAQVLRQIAKGGADAFYKGEIANDIVATVQQAGVPGDLTTTDLATYQAIERPPVCGVYRVYKVCGMGAPSSGGLTVLQILGILENFNLASLEPASLKAVHLFSEAGRLAYADRGFYIADPDFVSVPSNELLDPEYLKRRAALISLDRALTEAKPGELPLQPALLRGKDDSPEFPSTSHVAIVDRYGNAVSMTTSIEDAFGSRLLVRGFLLNNELTDFSFSPTTSDGKPVANRVEPGKRPRSSMAPMMVFDQHGKLVMVVGSAGGARIINFVAKALVGVLDWKLDSQQALSLPNFGNRNGPTELEAGTSVANLKSALEALGHSVQVVEQTSGSHGIIITEQGLLGGADPRREGEAIGK; encoded by the coding sequence GTGGTAAAAGCACGTAGAATTCGATTCCGTTTTGGTCTGCTAGCCCTTGCCGTTGGTACCGCCCTCTTGCAGCCTATGGTGGCGCGTACACAAGATGCACCCGAAGCAGGTAGTGGTCGCATTGAGCGCGAAGCTGTCATTACTCAGAAGTATATGGCAGTAGCAGCTAACCCTCTAGCATCAGCAGCAGGTAGTGAAATTCTCCGTGCTGGAGGAAGTGCGGTTGATGCGGCGATCGCTATCCAATTAGTACTCGGCTTAGTTGAGCCACAGTCCTCTGGACTGGGTGGAGGGGCTTTCCTCGTTTACTACGATGCTAAAGCTAAACAACTTCGTACCTATGATGGTAGAGAAACTGCTCCAGCTGCTGCTAAACCAGACCGTTTTCTTGATGCGGATGGCAAAGCGCTACAGTTCTACGATGCTGTTGTTGGCGGAAAATCTGTAGGTGTGCCTGGGGCAGTCAGGATGCTAGAACTGGCACACAAGAAACATGGCAGGTTACCTTGGAAGCAACTTTTTCAACCTGCGATCAAACTGGCTGAAAAAGGCTTTCCCATCTCGCCACGCTTGTACACTCTACTGAAGACAGAACAGTATCTCCAGCGCACGGAGCGAGCTAGGAACTACTTCTTCCAACCGGATGGCACTCCCAAGCCTGTCGGCACTATACTTGTCAATCGGTCTTATGCCCAGGTACTGCGCCAAATTGCCAAGGGAGGTGCTGATGCCTTTTACAAGGGTGAAATTGCTAACGATATCGTTGCTACGGTGCAACAAGCAGGCGTACCAGGCGATTTAACAACCACCGATCTAGCAACCTATCAAGCAATAGAACGACCACCAGTGTGTGGGGTTTACCGAGTTTACAAAGTTTGCGGTATGGGTGCTCCAAGTTCTGGGGGTCTAACCGTGTTACAAATTCTCGGCATCCTCGAAAATTTCAATTTAGCTAGCTTAGAGCCGGCTTCATTAAAGGCAGTGCATCTGTTCTCTGAAGCTGGACGGCTTGCTTATGCTGACCGGGGATTCTACATAGCCGATCCAGATTTCGTGTCCGTACCATCTAACGAATTGCTCGACCCTGAATACCTCAAGCGCCGCGCTGCGCTAATAAGTCTTGACCGTGCCTTGACTGAAGCCAAACCTGGTGAGCTACCTTTACAGCCTGCGCTTCTGAGGGGAAAAGATGATTCTCCAGAGTTTCCTTCCACCAGCCATGTTGCAATTGTTGATCGCTACGGTAACGCGGTGTCGATGACTACTAGTATTGAGGATGCTTTTGGCTCAAGATTGCTGGTGCGAGGCTTCTTGCTCAACAATGAACTCACAGATTTCTCTTTCTCACCCACAACAAGTGATGGTAAGCCTGTCGCTAATCGGGTAGAACCTGGAAAGCGCCCCAGAAGTTCGATGGCTCCCATGATGGTGTTTGACCAGCATGGCAAGCTAGTCATGGTGGTTGGCTCTGCAGGTGGTGCGAGAATTATCAACTTCGTAGCTAAGGCACTGGTTGGAGTACTGGACTGGAAACTCGACAGCCAGCAAGCGTTATCACTGCCAAATTTCGGTAACCGCAATGGTCCAACGGAACTGGAGGCGGGTACAAGTGTTGCGAACCTCAAGTCTGCGTTAGAAGCGCTCGGTCATTCGGTGCAAGTTGTGGAGCAAACCAGTGGTTCCCACGGCATTATCATAACCGAGCAGGGTTTGCTCGGCGGCGCAGATCCCCGTCGCGAAGGAGAAGCTATAGGCAAATAA
- a CDS encoding FAD-dependent oxidoreductase produces the protein MSLTENVLSQLPGNILDKLRQADRILTSVREDNAPVPMVVKETQQPLGAIDWDVVICGGTLGILIGCALAVKGVRVALIERSMLRGREQEWNISCKELQVFLELNLLTDAELEQAIATQYNPARVSFFGGTEVWVRDVLNIGVDPVYLLETLKQRFLTSGGKLFENTPFTEAVVHPDGVMVNNQFKTRLLIDAMGYLSPIIQQARQGQKPDALCLVVGTCAQGFPENHTGDLLLSFTPVQNQCQYFWEAFPARDGRTTYMFTYMDANPQRLSLEALFEDYLRLMPEYQGVELSQLTFKRALFGFFPSYRSPLKTPWNRILPVGDSSGSQSPLSFGGFGAMVRHLQRLTLGIHEALQIDQLSAKQIAPLQPYQPSLAVTWLFQKAMSVDVNQKIDPNQINQLLSTVFQQMQQLGESVLKPFLQDVVQFPALTKTLIKTGVTHPGLIGKVIPQVGLGTLLGWMVHYGNLGIYSVLFWLSQMLEPWKKNLPSISKYYWNRWSDAWKYGSGSDYSD, from the coding sequence ATGTCCCTGACGGAAAATGTTCTTTCACAACTACCAGGAAATATTTTAGATAAGTTACGCCAAGCTGATCGCATTTTGACATCAGTGAGAGAGGATAACGCTCCTGTACCAATGGTCGTAAAAGAAACTCAGCAACCTTTGGGTGCTATAGATTGGGATGTTGTCATCTGCGGCGGAACATTAGGCATTTTAATTGGCTGTGCCTTAGCTGTGAAGGGAGTGCGAGTGGCGTTAATAGAACGCTCAATGTTACGTGGTAGAGAGCAAGAATGGAATATTTCTTGTAAAGAATTACAAGTTTTCTTGGAGTTAAATTTACTGACGGATGCAGAATTAGAACAGGCGATCGCCACACAATACAATCCCGCAAGAGTCAGCTTTTTTGGTGGTACAGAAGTTTGGGTAAGAGATGTTCTGAACATTGGTGTCGATCCAGTTTATTTGCTGGAAACTTTAAAGCAGCGATTTCTTACATCTGGTGGAAAGTTATTTGAAAATACTCCGTTTACAGAAGCAGTTGTTCATCCTGATGGAGTGATGGTAAACAACCAATTCAAAACCAGGTTATTAATTGATGCAATGGGATATCTTTCTCCCATAATCCAGCAAGCACGTCAGGGACAAAAACCAGATGCACTTTGTTTAGTTGTGGGAACTTGTGCTCAAGGTTTTCCAGAAAATCACACAGGCGACTTACTGTTATCATTCACACCTGTGCAAAATCAATGCCAATACTTTTGGGAAGCTTTCCCAGCAAGGGATGGTAGAACGACTTACATGTTTACTTACATGGATGCCAATCCACAACGCTTGAGTTTAGAAGCTCTATTTGAGGATTATCTACGTTTAATGCCGGAATATCAAGGCGTGGAGTTAAGCCAGCTTACATTTAAACGAGCGCTATTTGGCTTTTTTCCCTCCTATCGTTCTCCACTCAAGACACCTTGGAATCGCATTTTACCTGTTGGAGATAGCAGTGGGAGTCAGTCTCCCTTGAGTTTTGGCGGTTTTGGTGCGATGGTGCGTCACTTACAGCGTTTAACATTAGGTATTCACGAGGCGCTACAAATAGATCAGTTATCTGCAAAACAAATCGCACCACTGCAACCATACCAACCTAGTTTAGCTGTGACTTGGCTATTCCAAAAAGCAATGAGTGTTGATGTTAATCAAAAAATTGATCCAAATCAAATTAATCAACTCCTGTCTACAGTATTTCAACAAATGCAACAACTCGGTGAATCTGTACTCAAACCATTTTTGCAAGATGTGGTACAGTTCCCGGCGCTGACAAAAACGCTTATAAAAACTGGCGTAACACATCCAGGATTAATTGGCAAAGTTATTCCTCAAGTTGGTTTGGGAACTTTACTCGGTTGGATGGTTCACTATGGGAATTTAGGAATTTACTCTGTTTTATTTTGGCTGAGTCAAATGTTAGAACCGTGGAAAAAGAATTTACCCAGTATATCTAAATATTATTGGAATCGTTGGAGTGATGCCTGGAAGTATGGTTCTGGTAGTGATTATTCTGATTAG